The following DNA comes from Cryobacterium psychrophilum.
GGCAGGGCGCACTGCCTGCCCTGGGGCACTCGCTCACGCTCAGCCTGCTCGTGGCAGCCATCGCGACCCCGCTCGGGGCCATGGGTGCCCGGGCGCTGACCTTCGGCACCGTGCGATGGCCGCGAGCGGTGAGCCTGGCCCTGCTCGCACCGATCGCGCTGCCGCCTTTCGCTGCGGTAATGGGGCTGAACGTCATTCTTCTCCGCGCCTATGTTCCTCCCACGGCCGGGCTCCTGCTGGTGTTGGTGGTCATGGCCATCCCCTACACGACCTTCACGATGCGGGTCGCCTACGCCGCCCACGACATTCGCTATGAGGAGGAGGCCCGCACGCTGGGCGCCTCCCGGTGGAACGTGCTCTGGCGCATTCATCTGCCGCTCGTGGCTCCCGCCCTGGCGCGCGCCGCCTTCCTGGCCTTTCTGGTGGGGTGGAGCGACTACGTGGTGACCATCGTGGTCGGCGGCGGCCAGATCGTCACGTTGCCACTGGTGACCGCGTCGATGGCCGCGGGAATCGGAAACGATGCCACGGTCGCCGTGCTGTCGCTGTCGGCCATCGTGCCGCCCCTGATCCTGCTCGCGCTGGCCGGGCTCACCGGGCGACGCCCCGGCACAAACACGAGAACAGCGGATAGCTACAGAGGAGAGCAAGAATGAGTGCCGGTGTGTTGCTTCACGAGGTATCGAAGTCGTTCGGGGCGGCGCGAACGCCAGCGTTGACCGGGGTCACGCTCGCCGTGGCGGACGGGTCCTGCACGGCGATTCTCGGGCCGAGCGGTTCGGGCAAGAGCACCATCCTCCGGGTGATCGCGGGCCTCGACGAGGTCAGCGGCGGCACCGTGCACGTGGACGGGGTCGATGTTGCCGGGGTCCCGTCGGAGCAGCGCGGCATCGGCTTGGTGTTCCAGCGCCCGTTGCTCTTCCCGCACCTGAGCGTGCTGGACAACGTCGCCTTCTCCCATCGGGTGGGCGGCGCGAGCCGGGCCGGCTCCCGCCGCCATGCCCAGCACTACCTCGATCTCGTGCAGCTGGGTGGCTTCGGCGGCCGGCCCATCCAGGCGCTCTCCGGCGGGCAGGAGCAACGCGTCGCCATCGCCCGCGCCCTGGCCGCGGCGCCGCGCGTGCTCCTCCTCGACGAACCGTTCAGCGCCCTGGATCCTGCGCTGCGGGAGGACATGCACCTGCTGCTCGACGACGTTCGCAGCGCCCTGTCCCCCACCATCATCCTGGTCACCCATGACCGCGAAGAGGCCGCCGCCGTCGCCGACCGCATCGCGGTCATCCACAACGGCGCGCTCCTCCAGCACGACACCGTGGATCGCATCTACCACCGACCGGCATCCACTCGGGTGTCCCGTCTGATGGGCGGGCTCAACGAGATTCCCGGCCACGTACACGGCGCAATGCACGTCTCCCCCCTCGGCCAGGTCCCGGTGTCGCCGGGCACGCCTGAGGGCCCCGGCATTCTCGTCATCCGCCACGAGGCCATTGAGGTCTCCCGCTGCACCGACAACGAGCCATCCGCCTCGGGTGTCGTGGGGCACGTCTCGCGGGTGCGTCAGTTCGGGCCACGCCGCATGGTGACCGTGACCTTCGGCGACGGCAGCGAGTTGTTCGCGGCGCTCCCACCGGGCGACGGGATGTACGACGGATGCCGAGTGGTGCTTACCCTGCCGACCGAGGCCGTGTCTGTCGTACCCCGGTAAGCCCGCTGGGCCGGGACACGATGCTCTCGGCCGTTCCGACGATCGGCAGCAGTTTTCGAAGGCCGATGTTCTCGATCGGGTCGAGCACCGAGTGTTGCACGCACGCCG
Coding sequences within:
- a CDS encoding ABC transporter permease; this translates as MAMKPPAPVSTADILARPVARIRLPGDPGSTLTRSRASGRTVRILSTMLVAGWFLLPFAPLGLWAFANDWSFPAVLPTEWGFEGLTSGIRQGALPALGHSLTLSLLVAAIATPLGAMGARALTFGTVRWPRAVSLALLAPIALPPFAAVMGLNVILLRAYVPPTAGLLLVLVVMAIPYTTFTMRVAYAAHDIRYEEEARTLGASRWNVLWRIHLPLVAPALARAAFLAFLVGWSDYVVTIVVGGGQIVTLPLVTASMAAGIGNDATVAVLSLSAIVPPLILLALAGLTGRRPGTNTRTADSYRGEQE
- a CDS encoding ABC transporter ATP-binding protein gives rise to the protein MSAGVLLHEVSKSFGAARTPALTGVTLAVADGSCTAILGPSGSGKSTILRVIAGLDEVSGGTVHVDGVDVAGVPSEQRGIGLVFQRPLLFPHLSVLDNVAFSHRVGGASRAGSRRHAQHYLDLVQLGGFGGRPIQALSGGQEQRVAIARALAAAPRVLLLDEPFSALDPALREDMHLLLDDVRSALSPTIILVTHDREEAAAVADRIAVIHNGALLQHDTVDRIYHRPASTRVSRLMGGLNEIPGHVHGAMHVSPLGQVPVSPGTPEGPGILVIRHEAIEVSRCTDNEPSASGVVGHVSRVRQFGPRRMVTVTFGDGSELFAALPPGDGMYDGCRVVLTLPTEAVSVVPR